A region of Coccinella septempunctata chromosome 5, icCocSept1.1, whole genome shotgun sequence DNA encodes the following proteins:
- the LOC123313828 gene encoding uncharacterized protein LOC123313828 yields the protein MEWDHEKCLALIGLYEEKAELWLPNHKYHHNKFKKNDAWEEIASKLGVSPDAAKGKMLSLLASHRREINKERSTRETGKGQDEVYSSKWFAYEALRFIKDKNQCKPTLSSSLPPKVNQETISQQVEEVEDLECTATVDVEDEDNVMEADDIEQSQSASTSSREQFVQPSAPKRKRKTPPTGGTQVDRVVDMLERSLDRNDCDVFGEHVAMKLKKYDEKTRATVEYYVNNILFDADMGYLQVPTRYQPPTLRFSDPPSPFTTSNPSASGRFPFNTEICDRSDTLSATGGNIISSAAGSSYSQIPD from the exons ATGGAGTGGGACCACGAAAAATGCCTTGCCTTGATTGGGCTCTACGAGGAGAAGGCAGAACTGTGGCTTCCCAATCATAAATACCATCataacaaatttaaaaaaaatgatgcTTGGGAAGAAATTGCCAGCAAGTTGGGAGTGTCTCCTGATGCAGCAAAAGGAAAAATGCTGTCTTTGCTTGCCTCCCACAGGAGGGAAATTAACAAGGAAAGATCAACAAGGGAAACTGGAAAAG GGCAGGACGAAGTATACTCAAGTAAATGGTTTGCATATGAAGCTTTGAGGTTCATTAAGGATAAAAACCAATGTAAACCAACTCTGAGCTCATCCCTTCCGCCAAAGGTTAATCAGGAGACAATTTCACAG CAGGTTGAGGAGGTTGAGGATCTGGAGTGCACCGCAACTGTTGATGTAGAGGACGAGGATAATGTCATGGAAGCAGATGATATCGAACAGTCTCAGTCTGCATCAACTTCATCAAGGGAGCAATTTGTACAACCTTCTGCACCCAAGCGCAAAAGAAAAACACCACCTACTGGTGGTACTCAGGTGGACCGAGTTGTGGATATGTTGGAACGATCTCTGGATCGCAATGATTGTGACGTGTTTGGTGAGCATGTAGCTATGAAATTAAAGAAATATGACGAGAAAACAAGAGCTACAGTTGAGTACTACGTCAACAATATTCTGTTTGACGCTGACATGGGCTATCTTCAAGTGCCTACTCGGTATCAGCCACCAACATTAAGGTTTTCTGACCCTCCTTCACCCTTCACAACAAGCAATCCTTCAGCTTCAGGACGGTTTCCCTTCAATACCGAAATATGTGATCGTTCAGACACACTATCAGCCACGGGTGGCAACATAATTTCCTCGGCTGCAGGGAGCTCATACTCCCAAATCCCCGATTAA